In one Oryza glaberrima chromosome 2, OglaRS2, whole genome shotgun sequence genomic region, the following are encoded:
- the LOC127763672 gene encoding uncharacterized protein LOC127763672 encodes MSSLAAARADNFYYPPEWSPKKGGLNKFHGQHALRERARKLDQGILIIRFEMPFNIWCGGCNSMIAKGVRFNAEKKQVGNYYSTKIWSFTMKSPCCKQEIVIQTDPKNTEYVIISGAQRKTEDYDVEDAETLLLPADEERDKLADPMYKLEHQEEDLKKKKEAEPVLVRLQRLSDSRHSDDYALNRALRDRLRSQKKRVAEEKRSARKMGLGVRLLPPSAEDATAAASVKFASKFEKSRRDKRAAIKAASIFPESSSSTSKNKLDLALKRRNIKAGAASALMASRVKPSSWQSAGSGSSRTQMPIMATRK; translated from the exons ATG TCGTCGCTCGCCGCGGCAAGGGCGGATAACTTCTACTACCCGCCGGAATGGAGCCCAAAGAAG GGTGGGCTCAACAAGTTCCATGGACAACATGCTCTCAGGGAACGGGCGAGGAAGCTGGACCAGGGCATCCTGATTATAAG ATTCGAGATGCCATTCAATATTTGGTGTGGTGGGTGCAACTCCATGATAGCAAAGGGAGTGAGGTTTAACGCTGAGAAGAAACAAGTTGGGAATTATTACTCTACCAAG ATATGGAGCTTCACCATGAAATCACCATGCTGCAAACAAGAAATAGTTATACAAACAGACCCAAAGAATACTGAGTACGTCATAATTAGTGGAGCTCAACGAAAGACTGAAGATTATGATGTGGAGGATGCAGAGACACTACTGCTACCTGCAGATGAAG AAAGAGACAAGCTTGCGGATCCTATGTATAAGCTTGAACACCAGGAAGAGGATcttaaaaagaagaaagaagctgAACCAGTTTTAGTTCGCCTTCAACGACTCTCCGATAGCCGGCATTCTGATGACTACGCTCTTAACAGAGCCCTTCGTGATCGTCTTAGG AGCCAAAAGAAGAGAGTTGCTGAAGAGAAAAGATCAGCTAGAAAGATGGGACTTGGAGTACGGCTTTTACCACCCTCTGCAGAAGATGCCACTGCAGCGGCTTCTGTGAAGTTTGCATCAAAATTTGAGAAGAGCAGAAGGGACAAAAGAGCAGCAATTAAGGCTGCTTCCATCTTCCCGGAGTCATCAAGCTCAACTTCAAAGAACAAGCTGGATCTTGCACTGAAGAGGCGAAATATAAAAGCTGGTGCTGCCTCAGCGCTGATGGCGAGCAGGGTGAAGCCGTCGTCATGGCAGAGCGCTGGTTCTGGAAGCTCAAGGACTCAGATGCCGATCATGGCAACACGTAAGTAG
- the LOC127763689 gene encoding protein FON2 SPARE1 yields MSRRLGAAAAVLLLWLAVLTFAFHGYYGGRLGSARRRNILLLQHPALALHLPTRKMLLAVASFDDASSPSSLTTTDRHHHHHRHHGHHHHRGHDRWNRKGVPPTAAGPGEEVDPRFGVQKRLVPTGPNPLHH; encoded by the coding sequence ATGAGCCGGCGActcggcgccgcggccgccgtcctcctcctgtGGCTCGCCGTGCTCACCTTCGCCTTCCACGGCTACTACGGCGGCCGCCTCGGCTCCGCGAGGCGGCGGaatatcctcctcctccaacaccCGGCGCTAGCGCTCCATCTCCCCACCAGGAAGATGCTCCTCGCCGTGGCGAGCTTCGACgacgcctcctcgccgtcgtcgttgacGACCACCGAtcgtcatcatcaccatcacagGCATCATGGCCACCACCATCATCGCGGCCATGATCGGTGGAACAGGAAGGGTGTCCCGCCGACGGCAGCTGGGCCGGGCGAGGAGGTCGACCCGCGGTTCGGCGTGCAGAAGAGGCTGGTCCCGACGGGCCCCAACCCCCTGCACCATTGA